One Candidatus Sulfurimonas baltica DNA segment encodes these proteins:
- a CDS encoding thioredoxin family protein has product MIKVSMVLLFCFFNLSAIEWHTYEDALKLQEKSSKVIMVDVIRTECQYCIKMDKNVFADEEMSRWLQERFIPVKINLDTEKMPLDVEVKMTPTFYFLDKNKKIVKTIPGSWNIEDFKDLTKNIRGE; this is encoded by the coding sequence ATGATAAAAGTTTCTATGGTTTTATTGTTTTGTTTTTTTAACTTGTCTGCAATAGAGTGGCATACTTATGAAGATGCTCTAAAGTTGCAAGAGAAAAGCTCTAAGGTGATAATGGTTGATGTTATAAGAACAGAGTGCCAGTATTGTATAAAGATGGATAAAAATGTTTTTGCCGATGAGGAGATGTCTCGGTGGCTCCAAGAGCGTTTTATACCGGTCAAAATAAACTTGGATACCGAGAAGATGCCATTGGATGTTGAAGTGAAAATGACACCGACTTTTTATTTTTTAGATAAAAATAAAAAGATAGTTAAAACTATACCTGGTTCTTGGAATATAGAAGATTTCAAAGACTTAACTAAAAATATCAGAGGAGAGTAG
- a CDS encoding DUF302 domain-containing protein codes for MKKIVSLIIALLSVSVLSAKGDLHLFDVNNKDGSITTEQIEKAFVDAGFGIGVNSNMNKPFMIQFKKTSFKVFTLLTVYHKKISMDLVAKYPDFGVFMPMGVGIYQGNDEETLHVSVLTADAQAKILGFDDELIKSLEKEVLAVLSKSLPNSTNKLSEDSLKEENSLITKYELNLDGGDLAEARENLSMSLNNGFQLNGFVVPSRLDVNKSLTDSPYDFYETISICKLPVIYTVSLTRPEAAAFAPCSLMVYKKKDEDKIVLGFPAVHNWMSSAHVENKEATDVLLKAQKQFESILVEATE; via the coding sequence ATGAAAAAAATCGTTAGTTTAATTATTGCACTTTTAAGTGTATCTGTGTTGTCGGCAAAAGGTGATTTGCATCTGTTTGATGTAAATAATAAAGATGGTTCAATTACAACTGAACAAATTGAAAAAGCGTTTGTTGATGCAGGATTTGGCATAGGCGTAAACTCTAATATGAACAAGCCGTTTATGATCCAGTTCAAAAAGACAAGCTTTAAGGTGTTTACCCTTCTTACTGTTTATCATAAAAAAATATCTATGGATTTAGTTGCAAAATATCCTGACTTTGGTGTTTTTATGCCAATGGGTGTAGGTATTTACCAAGGGAATGATGAAGAGACTCTACATGTATCGGTATTAACAGCAGATGCTCAGGCAAAAATACTTGGGTTTGACGATGAACTTATTAAAAGCCTAGAAAAAGAGGTTTTAGCTGTTTTAAGTAAATCATTACCAAACTCTACTAACAAACTTAGTGAAGACTCTTTAAAAGAGGAGAACTCGCTTATAACCAAGTATGAGCTGAATTTGGATGGAGGAGATTTGGCAGAAGCTAGAGAAAATTTGTCAATGAGCTTGAATAATGGTTTCCAGCTAAACGGATTTGTAGTGCCAAGCAGACTAGATGTTAATAAATCTTTAACTGATAGTCCGTACGACTTTTATGAAACAATATCTATATGTAAACTTCCTGTTATATACACTGTTTCACTAACTAGACCAGAAGCAGCAGCATTTGCTCCTTGTAGTCTAATGGTATATAAGAAAAAAGATGAAGACAAGATTGTTCTTGGCTTTCCAGCAGTTCATAACTGGATGAGCAGCGCACATGTAGAGAATAAAGAAGCTACAGATGTTTTATTAAAAGCTCAAAAGCAATTTGAGTCTATCCTTGTTGAAGCAACAGAGTAG
- the soxZ gene encoding thiosulfate oxidation carrier complex protein SoxZ, protein MGKSQALIKIKPKKYKDGEVVKVSFMVMHPMETGLRKDKKTKEVIPALYINDVKFEYNGKVITTMKVWETLSVNPVFTTYMKINGSGELKVTYTDSSGEVNEKSTKIKPKG, encoded by the coding sequence ATGGGAAAAAGTCAAGCACTAATTAAGATTAAGCCAAAAAAATATAAAGATGGCGAAGTTGTTAAGGTAAGTTTTATGGTTATGCATCCTATGGAAACAGGATTACGTAAAGACAAAAAAACAAAAGAGGTTATTCCTGCTCTATATATTAATGATGTAAAGTTTGAGTATAACGGGAAGGTTATAACAACTATGAAAGTATGGGAGACACTCTCTGTAAATCCAGTATTTACAACATACATGAAGATTAACGGAAGTGGAGAGCTAAAAGTAACCTATACAGACAGCAGCGGTGAAGTGAATGAAAAAAGTACAAAGATAAAGCCAAAAGGATAA
- the soxB gene encoding thiosulfohydrolase SoxB, whose protein sequence is MEISRRDFMHIAAIFGLGAATAGSASVKTPAQISLKDIYDFKATGNFSLLHMCDLHAHIKPLYWREPSTLISAPNLVGTPGFLCGEAFAKHYGLEPSSLDAYFDTHMDFDTLAKKFGKMGGIAHIKTVLEHIRGERGAENVLFLDSGDTWQGTGVALKTKGEAIVKAQNYLGVDVMVGHWEFTYGKERVKELIEMLDAKFISQNIVGDDSFSDEYEELIFEPYTIQEKGGAKIGIIGQSFPFTSTANPKEFTQGWSFGLRLETLQGYVDELRKEHKVDCVVVLSHDGFSVDQEVARQVHGIDFILSGHTHDPSPKPITINGTVIVIAGSHGKYIGRLDVDAKDGKVIDYEYKLIPIASNMIPADPEGVKLVDELYAPFASEFNEVLGKTKNTLYKRDTFFSTFDQLINDAIMDEMKCDISFTPGYRWGTTVLAGDDILMDNVYEMCGITYPNVYTFELKGKRIATLLEDIADNVFNANPLYQQGGDMSRLGGITYSIAVANKAGERISKLTVGGKPIDLEKTYVVSSWGGNLQNAGENLQKDKIRAVYDVTRDYIKKQKVVDVSNEGNVTLVDYDCGCPVEGSRSCS, encoded by the coding sequence ATGGAAATTTCTAGAAGAGACTTTATGCATATCGCAGCAATATTTGGTTTAGGTGCTGCCACTGCAGGAAGTGCATCGGTAAAAACACCAGCTCAAATATCGCTGAAAGATATTTATGATTTTAAGGCGACAGGTAACTTTTCTCTGCTTCATATGTGTGATTTACATGCACATATCAAGCCGTTATACTGGAGAGAGCCATCTACTCTAATCTCTGCTCCAAATTTGGTTGGGACACCGGGGTTTTTATGTGGAGAAGCTTTTGCTAAACATTATGGTTTAGAGCCTAGTTCATTAGATGCATATTTTGATACACATATGGACTTTGACACTCTGGCTAAAAAGTTTGGTAAAATGGGTGGTATCGCTCATATAAAAACTGTTCTTGAACATATCAGAGGTGAGAGAGGAGCAGAAAATGTTCTTTTTCTTGACTCTGGAGACACTTGGCAAGGTACAGGCGTTGCATTAAAAACTAAGGGTGAAGCTATTGTAAAAGCGCAAAACTACTTAGGTGTTGATGTAATGGTTGGACACTGGGAGTTTACTTATGGAAAAGAGCGTGTTAAAGAGCTTATAGAGATGCTTGATGCTAAGTTTATTTCGCAAAATATAGTCGGTGACGATTCATTTTCGGATGAGTATGAAGAGTTGATATTTGAGCCATATACGATTCAAGAAAAAGGTGGAGCTAAGATTGGTATTATTGGACAATCTTTTCCATTTACATCAACTGCAAACCCTAAAGAGTTTACACAAGGGTGGAGTTTTGGTCTTAGACTTGAAACACTTCAAGGGTATGTTGATGAGCTTAGAAAAGAGCATAAAGTTGATTGTGTTGTTGTTTTGTCACATGATGGATTTAGTGTTGATCAAGAAGTTGCACGTCAGGTTCATGGTATAGACTTTATCTTAAGCGGACATACTCATGACCCTTCTCCTAAGCCTATTACAATTAACGGAACTGTTATTGTAATTGCCGGAAGTCATGGTAAGTATATTGGACGTTTAGATGTTGATGCTAAAGATGGTAAAGTTATTGATTATGAGTATAAACTTATCCCAATCGCATCAAATATGATACCGGCTGATCCAGAAGGTGTTAAGTTGGTAGATGAGCTTTATGCTCCATTTGCTTCAGAGTTTAATGAAGTGTTAGGTAAAACTAAAAATACACTTTATAAAAGAGATACATTTTTCTCAACTTTCGATCAGTTGATAAATGATGCAATTATGGATGAGATGAAGTGTGATATCTCATTTACACCTGGGTATAGATGGGGAACAACTGTTTTAGCAGGTGATGATATTTTAATGGATAATGTATATGAGATGTGTGGAATCACATATCCGAATGTGTATACATTTGAGCTAAAAGGTAAAAGGATTGCTACTCTTTTAGAAGATATTGCAGATAATGTTTTCAATGCAAATCCACTTTACCAACAAGGTGGCGATATGAGCCGTTTAGGCGGTATAACATATAGTATAGCCGTAGCAAACAAAGCTGGAGAGAGAATCTCTAAGCTTACAGTTGGTGGTAAACCAATTGATTTAGAGAAGACATATGTTGTCTCTTCTTGGGGTGGGAATTTACAAAATGCTGGTGAAAATCTTCAAAAAGATAAAATCAGAGCAGTTTACGATGTTACAAGAGATTATATTAAAAAACAAAAAGTTGTTGACGTAAGTAACGAGGGTAATGTTACTTTGGTTGATTACGATTGCGGTTGCCCTGTTGAGGGTTCAAGAAGCTGTTCATAA
- the soxA gene encoding sulfur oxidation c-type cytochrome SoxA, which translates to MKTATKIVLSVALLSSLSFGGEQFAMSDADRAMYAEMLENNPADIMVESGGELLEKIGGSVAFAKYLGVSEDDLPKYIAGFPRYIEKFDMVVGLDQVLQAMMSDAGQKPYALKSKDMFNMLAYTKSLANDQEINIDVNANKQMKEAFALGQKTFDTKRGGRGLSCLSCHSPDVIGSVLRTQPLPDLGAQNAGGTWPAYRMTKSSLRTLQRRFQGCMKNALLAVIPIGSPEMVALEVYITDKAKGKAIAIPGLKR; encoded by the coding sequence ATGAAAACAGCAACTAAAATAGTATTGTCAGTGGCGCTTTTATCATCACTCTCTTTTGGTGGTGAACAGTTTGCTATGAGTGATGCTGACCGTGCAATGTATGCAGAAATGTTGGAAAACAACCCAGCCGATATTATGGTTGAGAGTGGTGGCGAACTACTAGAGAAAATAGGCGGAAGTGTTGCCTTTGCTAAATATTTAGGTGTAAGTGAAGATGATTTGCCAAAATATATAGCCGGCTTTCCACGTTATATAGAGAAATTTGATATGGTTGTTGGTCTTGACCAAGTACTTCAAGCTATGATGTCTGATGCAGGACAAAAACCTTATGCGTTAAAAAGCAAAGATATGTTTAATATGCTTGCATATACAAAATCATTAGCAAATGATCAAGAGATAAACATAGATGTAAATGCAAACAAGCAGATGAAAGAGGCATTCGCTTTAGGTCAAAAAACATTTGATACTAAAAGAGGTGGAAGAGGTCTTTCATGTCTAAGCTGCCATAGTCCTGATGTTATCGGTTCTGTTTTAAGAACTCAGCCACTTCCGGATTTAGGTGCTCAAAATGCAGGCGGTACTTGGCCGGCATACAGAATGACTAAGTCATCTTTAAGAACACTTCAGCGCCGTTTTCAAGGGTGTATGAAAAATGCACTTTTAGCTGTTATTCCAATCGGTTCACCTGAGATGGTTGCACTTGAAGTGTATATTACAGATAAAGCAAAAGGTAAAGCCATTGCTATACCTGGACTAAAAAGATAG
- a CDS encoding ATP-binding protein, translating to MEILLEELYKTDINLDKFHYRKVFLDDLSYQINGISQSGKTKLVKNYLSSLKKSTYLYIDCNDIRIDFDELNKNLPIFCNKYKINTLVLDNYIEKIKIVNVPQLITCSEINYTLDYLETLQLYPLDYEEFLAYEHKYDSTALNHFFQLGAFPSMHKVNSDERNMYIQKTLKYALDEMELDILVFCAKMIAQKISPFSIYERLKQTRKISKDKLYKSFETLSSKKYIHQLEKTNHAKATKKIYLCDISLKSALTIDKNFARLFENMIYLELLKSDIECFYDDGIDFYLPQNDEVILGMPFADERTLFKKMEAIEAFVFTHQIKKVTAVTMSREGSVSHPLSHVEMIPFDIWAIGD from the coding sequence ATGGAAATATTACTAGAAGAGTTATACAAAACAGATATAAATTTAGATAAATTTCATTATAGAAAAGTGTTTTTAGACGATTTGAGCTATCAAATCAATGGTATTTCCCAAAGTGGAAAAACCAAATTAGTAAAAAATTACCTTTCAAGTCTAAAAAAAAGCACTTACTTATATATAGATTGTAATGATATACGGATAGATTTTGATGAATTAAATAAAAATCTACCTATTTTTTGCAATAAATATAAAATTAACACCTTGGTTTTGGACAACTACATAGAAAAAATAAAAATTGTAAATGTTCCTCAGCTAATTACATGTAGTGAAATAAATTATACTCTTGATTATTTAGAAACTCTACAACTTTACCCTCTTGATTATGAAGAGTTTTTAGCATATGAACATAAGTATGATTCTACGGCACTAAATCACTTCTTTCAGCTTGGTGCGTTTCCGTCAATGCATAAAGTCAACAGCGATGAGCGCAATATGTACATCCAAAAAACATTAAAGTATGCACTCGATGAGATGGAACTTGATATTTTAGTATTTTGCGCAAAGATGATTGCACAGAAAATATCTCCTTTTTCTATATATGAGAGACTCAAACAGACAAGAAAGATTTCAAAAGATAAACTCTATAAATCTTTTGAGACCCTAAGTTCTAAAAAATATATTCATCAGCTAGAAAAAACAAACCACGCAAAGGCAACGAAAAAGATATATTTATGCGATATATCTTTAAAGTCTGCCCTTACAATAGATAAAAACTTTGCCAGACTATTTGAGAACATGATATATTTAGAGTTACTAAAATCAGATATAGAGTGTTTTTATGATGATGGCATTGATTTTTATCTTCCTCAAAATGATGAAGTTATATTGGGGATGCCGTTTGCGGATGAGAGAACACTATTTAAAAAGATGGAAGCTATTGAGGCTTTTGTATTTACACATCAGATTAAAAAAGTGACCGCAGTTACTATGAGCAGAGAGGGTAGTGTGAGCCATCCACTCTCACATGTAGAGATGATTCCATTTGACATATGGGCCATTGGCGATTAG
- a CDS encoding ribonuclease HII gives MFGKLCGIDEAGRGPIAGDLVMAGCILNLHVEGLNDSKKLSEKKREFLYELIVKASSFHIVKFSPKEIDENGISVCLKRGLQEIMKNLECEEYLFDGNSNFGVSGLPTMIKADGKVAEVSAASILAKVTHDRDIMIEAKKYPQYQFEKHKGYGTALHVEMIKKHGYCEIHRRSYKLKALEPSLF, from the coding sequence ATGTTTGGAAAATTATGCGGAATTGATGAGGCGGGTCGTGGTCCTATTGCCGGAGATTTGGTTATGGCTGGGTGTATTTTAAACCTACATGTAGAAGGGCTGAATGATTCAAAGAAACTTAGTGAGAAAAAAAGAGAATTTTTGTATGAGTTAATTGTTAAAGCATCATCTTTTCATATAGTTAAGTTTTCCCCTAAAGAGATTGACGAGAATGGCATATCTGTGTGTCTTAAAAGAGGACTTCAAGAGATTATGAAAAACCTTGAATGCGAAGAGTACCTTTTTGACGGAAACTCCAACTTCGGTGTTAGCGGTCTTCCTACAATGATAAAAGCGGATGGCAAAGTTGCAGAAGTCAGTGCTGCTTCCATCCTTGCAAAGGTGACACACGATAGAGACATTATGATAGAAGCTAAAAAATATCCACAGTATCAGTTTGAGAAACATAAAGGGTATGGAACAGCTCTACATGTAGAGATGATTAAGAAGCATGGGTATTGTGAAATTCATAGAAGAAGTTATAAACTCAAAGCTCTTGAGCCATCGTTGTTTTAG
- the soxY gene encoding thiosulfate oxidation carrier protein SoxY, giving the protein MQRRDFFKQLGTVAAVTAVAPAISFAADAKKTKGPNDFSYQQAVEVVTGGKPVVVSSKVELKVPEIAENGAVVPVTVTVDSPMTDSDYVKAIHIFATKNGNTRCIDVFLTPDNGKAMFATRIKLGQTQEVAALVELSDGTFLSAAQSVKVTIGGCG; this is encoded by the coding sequence ATGCAAAGAAGAGACTTTTTTAAACAACTAGGTACGGTTGCAGCTGTTACTGCTGTTGCTCCAGCTATAAGTTTTGCAGCAGATGCTAAAAAAACAAAAGGGCCGAATGATTTTTCATATCAGCAGGCAGTTGAGGTAGTAACAGGCGGTAAACCTGTTGTTGTATCTTCAAAGGTTGAGTTGAAGGTTCCAGAAATTGCTGAGAACGGAGCAGTTGTTCCTGTGACAGTAACAGTTGATAGTCCTATGACAGATTCTGACTATGTAAAAGCTATACATATTTTTGCAACAAAAAATGGCAATACCCGCTGTATTGATGTGTTTTTGACTCCAGATAACGGAAAGGCTATGTTTGCAACACGTATTAAACTTGGTCAAACTCAAGAAGTTGCAGCTTTAGTAGAGTTAAGCGATGGAACCTTTTTAAGTGCTGCTCAAAGTGTAAAAGTTACTATCGGTGGATGTGGTTGA
- a CDS encoding DsrE family protein, producing the protein MIKFILVLLLSTSFVIGDTEFAEPAPSIVEPRKIVLSIKSADDEEINHVLSSANNVLKFYGPENVNMRIVAYYHGIRALLKKEKAIASRIDAMMQVNVEFVACANTMRTKGIKDDELIEGTEIVTAGIVEMIERVKDGWVNIVP; encoded by the coding sequence ATGATTAAATTTATACTTGTATTGTTACTCAGTACCTCTTTTGTGATTGGAGACACTGAGTTTGCAGAACCTGCCCCTTCAATAGTAGAGCCAAGAAAAATAGTGCTTTCTATAAAGAGTGCAGATGATGAAGAGATAAATCATGTGTTAAGCAGTGCTAACAATGTGCTCAAGTTTTATGGACCTGAAAATGTCAATATGAGAATTGTCGCTTACTACCATGGAATTAGAGCCTTGCTAAAAAAAGAAAAAGCTATAGCTTCGCGTATAGATGCGATGATGCAGGTAAATGTAGAGTTTGTGGCATGTGCCAACACCATGAGAACCAAGGGGATAAAAGATGATGAGCTTATTGAGGGTACTGAGATAGTTACAGCAGGTATTGTTGAGATGATAGAGCGTGTTAAAGATGGGTGGGTAAATATTGTTCCATAA
- a CDS encoding sensor histidine kinase produces MKNLYGVQNELHLKNQSYLVVQMMQEHTQDDEYFEYPRFQTFKSGLYDYQQKPIFSLIEKPIKYFLEGYHVDDKDAYLITKLPAGKYFGADYLVIKNRLSYFEVYEKSMFILLSIAILVFALSFLFLNRFAKPFKQVNKKLDNFIKDSIHEINTPLSIINVNIDLYNRKHTPNKYLQRMKAAAKVLSNIYNDMDYLIKYDRLDFEKESINMAEFLQERIDYFLEVAQMKNITLSSNIKNNISLYMNTKQFQRVIDNNISNAIKYSYEKSTIEVNLFVQDGICFLSFKDYGIGIEDVDKIFNRYYRESNQTGGFGIGLNIVKSIIDKAGIELTIDSMPKRGSTFTYKFPTTIVTLN; encoded by the coding sequence ATGAAAAATTTGTATGGCGTACAAAATGAACTGCATTTGAAAAATCAATCATATCTTGTTGTGCAGATGATGCAAGAGCATACTCAAGATGATGAATATTTTGAGTATCCGAGATTTCAAACATTTAAGTCGGGTCTTTACGATTATCAGCAAAAACCAATATTCTCTCTAATAGAAAAGCCAATAAAATATTTTCTAGAGGGGTACCATGTAGATGATAAAGATGCATATCTTATAACAAAACTACCGGCAGGAAAGTATTTTGGTGCCGATTACTTAGTTATAAAAAACAGATTGTCATATTTTGAAGTTTATGAAAAGTCTATGTTTATTTTACTCTCAATTGCAATATTGGTTTTTGCTCTAAGCTTTCTTTTTTTAAATCGCTTTGCAAAACCTTTTAAGCAGGTAAATAAAAAACTGGACAATTTTATAAAAGACTCTATTCATGAGATAAATACCCCTTTGTCTATAATAAATGTAAATATTGACCTTTATAACAGAAAGCATACTCCAAACAAATATCTGCAAAGAATGAAAGCCGCAGCTAAAGTTCTGTCTAACATCTATAATGACATGGACTACCTTATTAAGTACGACAGATTGGATTTTGAAAAAGAGTCAATTAACATGGCGGAGTTTTTACAAGAGCGAATAGATTACTTCTTAGAAGTTGCTCAAATGAAAAATATTACGCTTAGCAGTAATATTAAGAATAATATCTCTCTATATATGAACACAAAACAGTTTCAAAGGGTGATTGATAACAATATTTCAAACGCAATCAAGTACTCTTATGAGAAAAGTACAATAGAGGTAAATTTATTTGTACAAGATGGCATCTGCTTTTTATCTTTTAAAGATTACGGCATCGGTATAGAGGATGTGGATAAAATATTTAACCGCTACTATCGTGAGAGTAACCAGACTGGCGGCTTTGGTATAGGTTTGAATATTGTCAAATCAATCATAGACAAGGCTGGTATTGAGCTTACTATTGACTCTATGCCCAAAAGAGGGAGCACTTTTACATACAAGTTTCCCACAACAATTGTTACACTAAATTGA
- the soxX gene encoding sulfur oxidation c-type cytochrome SoxX encodes MKKTIMVSLLVGASLLATDYSSVIESPNASKIIDSDLLAPATVYTMPAGCISTDKDAIARGAFIFHNLNGGKVKGDAPAGLSKKDEKGNNKQYGNCVACHNIEDAVGAGNIGPDLSNYNAMFMATNVRDNQFVYQKIADPRVDNATTHMTVNLTTKLFNEREICDITSYIVSPK; translated from the coding sequence ATGAAGAAAACAATTATGGTGTCATTACTAGTTGGAGCTTCACTATTAGCTACTGATTACAGTAGTGTAATAGAGAGTCCAAACGCAAGTAAAATAATAGATAGTGATCTACTGGCGCCAGCAACAGTTTACACAATGCCTGCTGGATGTATATCAACCGACAAAGATGCTATTGCTAGAGGTGCTTTTATATTCCATAATCTAAATGGTGGAAAAGTTAAAGGGGATGCTCCTGCAGGTCTAAGTAAAAAAGATGAAAAAGGCAACAATAAGCAGTATGGTAACTGTGTAGCATGTCACAATATAGAAGACGCTGTAGGTGCAGGAAATATCGGTCCCGATTTAAGCAACTACAACGCTATGTTTATGGCAACAAATGTGAGAGACAACCAGTTTGTATATCAAAAGATTGCAGACCCTAGAGTTGATAATGCAACAACACACATGACGGTTAATTTAACGACTAAGTTATTCAACGAAAGAGAAATATGTGATATTACTTCATATATCGTGTCTCCAAAATAA
- the rpsJ gene encoding 30S ribosomal protein S10: MEKIRLKLKAYDHRVLDRSVASIVEAVKRTGAVIRGPIPLPTKIRKYTVLKSPHINKSSREQFEIRMHARVIDIVSATPETVDSLMKLDLAPEVDVEVRSMDK; encoded by the coding sequence ATGGAAAAAATTCGTTTAAAATTGAAAGCTTATGATCATCGTGTTCTTGATAGATCAGTGGCATCAATCGTAGAGGCTGTAAAGCGTACAGGCGCGGTAATTCGTGGTCCGATACCTTTACCAACAAAGATTCGTAAATACACAGTTTTAAAATCGCCACACATTAACAAAAGTTCACGTGAGCAATTTGAAATTCGTATGCATGCTAGAGTAATTGATATTGTTTCTGCTACGCCAGAAACTGTAGATTCTCTTATGAAACTAGATCTTGCACCTGAAGTGGACGTTGAAGTTCGCTCTATGGACAAGTAG
- a CDS encoding OprD family outer membrane porin, with amino-acid sequence MKILKISAIAAAACLLASSANADDAKPKRQLKGNMMEVYNTLPSSANNITEAFANGVFYGRLRMNAFRWDWKSADTASNKDNKAFGLGGSIIYKTAPLSGVSATAALYYANSPFSALRDDNADVGATKAGKDTFSRRNVDADGDWSMTVLGQAYLQYDISKTTFKVGRQIFESFLTKSNDTKMIPNTFEGYSVEMKEIPKTTIRAAYFTAQKLRDHTTFHDVIAFGTANGTTANADKWANNDDAGVHKGLTFIKLNAVGKAENELIVADIRNKSIENLQLDLTYGSVPGLISSITGEINYKINLPGGFSLTPGIRHMQQMDKGAGEIGGASLSGTVTAANATASGYKDGDSLDSSLTMARLVLNQGPLKFQIAYSAVADEGDIVAPWRGFPTGGYTRAMAQYNWRANTKTTAAEVKYDFGKANMIPGFTAMARYAIQNFDEDKQAGGVQADSNILHMDFIKKVATGLEAKLRIGLISADDRISGSTDKDSYNEYRFELNYLF; translated from the coding sequence ATGAAAATACTAAAAATAAGTGCTATAGCAGCGGCAGCATGTTTACTAGCAAGTTCAGCTAATGCAGATGATGCAAAACCAAAGCGTCAACTAAAAGGTAACATGATGGAGGTGTATAACACACTACCGTCTAGTGCTAACAATATTACAGAAGCATTTGCAAATGGTGTATTCTACGGTCGTTTAAGAATGAATGCTTTTAGATGGGACTGGAAGTCAGCAGATACTGCTTCAAATAAAGATAATAAAGCATTTGGTCTTGGGGGTAGTATTATTTATAAAACAGCACCACTCTCAGGTGTAAGTGCTACTGCTGCTCTTTACTATGCTAACAGCCCTTTTTCAGCTCTTCGTGATGATAATGCTGATGTTGGAGCTACAAAAGCTGGTAAAGATACTTTCAGCCGCCGTAATGTTGATGCTGATGGTGACTGGTCAATGACTGTTTTAGGACAGGCTTACTTACAGTACGACATCTCTAAAACAACTTTTAAAGTTGGTCGTCAAATATTTGAGTCGTTTTTAACAAAATCAAATGACACAAAAATGATACCAAACACTTTTGAGGGTTACAGTGTTGAGATGAAAGAGATTCCAAAGACAACAATTCGTGCAGCATATTTTACAGCACAAAAGCTTCGTGACCATACTACTTTCCATGATGTAATTGCATTTGGAACAGCAAATGGCACTACAGCAAATGCAGATAAATGGGCAAATAATGATGATGCTGGTGTTCATAAAGGATTAACTTTTATTAAATTAAATGCTGTAGGTAAGGCTGAAAATGAATTAATAGTTGCAGATATTCGTAATAAGTCAATTGAGAATCTTCAATTAGATTTGACTTATGGTTCAGTTCCTGGTCTTATATCATCAATCACTGGTGAGATAAACTACAAAATAAATTTACCTGGAGGCTTCTCTTTGACTCCTGGTATTCGTCACATGCAACAAATGGATAAAGGTGCCGGTGAAATTGGTGGGGCAAGCTTAAGTGGAACAGTAACTGCAGCTAATGCTACAGCTAGTGGCTACAAAGATGGTGACTCTTTAGACAGTTCACTTACTATGGCTCGTTTGGTTTTAAACCAAGGTCCATTAAAGTTTCAAATTGCTTATTCAGCTGTAGCTGATGAGGGTGATATCGTAGCTCCGTGGAGAGGTTTTCCAACTGGCGGATATACTCGTGCAATGGCTCAGTATAACTGGAGAGCAAACACTAAAACTACTGCTGCAGAAGTTAAATATGACTTTGGAAAAGCAAACATGATTCCAGGGTTTACTGCAATGGCTCGCTACGCAATACAAAATTTTGATGAAGATAAACAAGCTGGCGGAGTTCAAGCAGATAGCAATATCTTACACATGGATTTTATTAAAAAAGTTGCAACTGGTTTAGAAGCGAAACTTCGTATAGGTTTAATTAGTGCTGATGATCGTATCTCAGGAAGTACTGACAAAGACTCTTACAATGAGTACCGTTTTGAATTAAACTACCTCTTCTAG